The genomic DNA ATAATGATGATATTCCTATGATTACCGATGAATGTGAAAATCATTTGTTAAAATTTGAAGAAAAATTAGAAAGAAACAATTGGGTTTCCTTAAAATTTATAAATTGAACAAAATTTCTAAAGCTTGCTTTAGAGTATCAAAATAAAAATGTTATTCTTACGAAAGTGGGGATCTAATAAAAATTGAGAAATGAGTACCAGAGAAAAAACATCAGAAGAATTACTACTTGAGGAAGAAGTATTAACTCAAAACGAAATTGTTTTGTTTAATGACGATGTTAATACATTCGATCATGTTATAGAAACACTTATTTATGCATGCGATCATACTGCAGAACAAGCAGAACAATGCTCGCTTATAGTACATTATAAAGGAAAGTGTACAGTTAAAACAGGCGTATACGACGATTTAAAACCACGATGCTCAATGCTACTTGAAGCAGGATTAAGCGCTGAAATAGTCTAATTTTTTAGCTGTCCATTCTACCAATAGCACCACTAACAAAAGATTTTGCTTTTGTAATTAGTACATTTTTTCTCCAACAATAGGGTAGGCACTTTCAGTAGTAAGCCCATTTAAGATAATATCAGAATAAAAAAATGCCACTAAATAAAATTTAGAGGTGTTTTTTATGTTTATACATGAATTTTCAGGAGGTATTGCTCTTCAATACTTCAATACATGGATATTAAGTAGTTTATTTAACTAGGTATCCTATGTTTGGCATTTAATTTTCATTTATGTAACGAGCTGCTGAGCTGATTTTCTAATTCACCTACAGATTTCACTTCGTTACCCCCCTGACAATTGGATGGGTATAATTATTATGTATAACTTGCTTAATATTAAATAATTGACTCGTTTTTAAAAGTGCCTGTTTCTATTTGCCATAATGAGCAATATGTTATTCTTTTTATGTTTTCTACAGAAAATGTACGATATAGTAAAAACCATATGTTGTAGTTATTGGGTCAACAGAGGTTAAATTGAGGAGTTGTCTTATTTAGTTTCGTAGAAGTTTAAAAACATAAAAAAAATTACATTATGAAAACAAAATTTTTATCATTACTATTTTTAGCATTATCTTTTAATGCAATAGCAAAAGTCATTAGACCTGGACAAGAAGGGACTATTAATAATTTAATGCAAAATAATACAGTAATTGAATTTCAAAGGGGGAAAACATATAATTTTAGTAACCCTATTATTGTCACTAAGGCTGGTATACTGTTTAATGCTACTGGCTCTGGAGCACTACCTATTATTAGATTAAATAATGCTAACAAAGATCAACTTTTCGATATTAGAGCAAACAATGTTAAATTTAAAAATTTAAATCTTGTAGGGGATAATGCTGGAGTTTTTGGTCGATCTGTTATTAAGGTCACAAGAAATATAACAAAACTTTTGGTTGAGAATTGTACTATAAAAAATAGTCAAAATGGTATAAATTCAACCATTGGCTATGCTTTGAATGGTCTAATAGCTAAACGTGTAACATTTAGTAATATCACAGATGTCTGTATTTTAATTCTCAACAGAAAAACAAATATTTTAAGGATT from Flavivirga abyssicola includes the following:
- a CDS encoding ATP-dependent Clp protease adaptor ClpS; translation: MSTREKTSEELLLEEEVLTQNEIVLFNDDVNTFDHVIETLIYACDHTAEQAEQCSLIVHYKGKCTVKTGVYDDLKPRCSMLLEAGLSAEIV